The stretch of DNA ATggtaaaactgcctttttttcattAAGTGCCTATTTTTCATTAAGTGCCTATTTTTTCCACTGCAGGAGTTTGAAGATGAAGCAAGCCTGATAGTGAGGACAGAAGAATCTCCTTGAAGTCAGACGATCTGAAATACTGACCATGTCTATTATGGATCACAGCCCCACCACTGGAGTGGTGACAGTTATCGTTATTTTGATTGCTATTGCAGCTCTTGGTGCCTTGATACTGGGCTGCTGGTGCTACCTGCGTCTGCAGAGGATCAGCCAGTCTGAAGATGAGGAAAGCATTGTGGGCGAAGGAGAAACCAAAGAGCCCTTTCTTCTGGTGCAGTACTCTGCTAAAGGACCTTGTGTAGAGAGGAAAGCTAAGCTAACTCCAAATGGCACAGAAGTGCATAGCTAACTTGGAGCAACACATGCATATGGACTACGCTTATGTGTGTAACCAGCAGAAGAATCTCTATACTGTGAAGAACCTGGTCACATGCACACTACTCATCAGAAAACACCGTGATGAGGATTAAGTAAGCTTTGTTTGCAACTGCATGCACTGAGAAGTTGCACTTTGCATCAACTGCGTATCCCAATTCCTCTATGACAGGAGCTGACTCACCTGGCATAATGTCCATTGCCGGCAATGGACACAGGGATAGATTGGTGTGAAGAGACTACTAGTGTGTTTTGTTACTTGAATGTTTAGCTGAGCCTATTTTGATGGAGCTACTACTGTAATGTGAACTACTTTACTGTGAACTGTAAATAGGCTGCCAGAAGCTTTTTGCTTTGTGTTCCACAGCATATGGGAATAATATGATGCAACTGTACGTAACATACAAGGGGACTCCTGAACCACAACTGTAAATGGGATTCCAGGCCTTCAAAACCAAATCTGCAGTTAAAGCTTGCTTCTGCTACTAACTTGAGTGCACAGCCATAAAGTCAGAA from Calonectris borealis chromosome 16, bCalBor7.hap1.2, whole genome shotgun sequence encodes:
- the SNN gene encoding stannin, which translates into the protein MSIMDHSPTTGVVTVIVILIAIAALGALILGCWCYLRLQRISQSEDEESIVGEGETKEPFLLVQYSAKGPCVERKAKLTPNGTEVHS